A stretch of the Bacillus anthracis str. Vollum genome encodes the following:
- a CDS encoding pyrimidine-nucleoside phosphorylase translates to MRMVDLIAKKRDGHALTTEEINFIVEGYTNGDIPDYQVSSLAMAIFFQDMNDQERADLTMAMVNSGDTIDLSAIEGVKVDKHSTGGVGDITTLVLGPLVAALGVPVAKMSGRGLGHTGGTIDKLEAVPGFHVEIENDEFMRLVNENKIAVIGQSGNLTPADKKLYALRDVTATVNSIPLIASSIMSKKIAAGADAIVLDVKTGAGAFMKTDEDAKRLAEAMVRIGNNVGRNTMAVISDMSQPLGEAIGNALEVQEAIDTLQGKGPKDLEELCLTLGSQMVYLAGQASSLEDAREKLIEVMNNGKALESFKTFLSAQGGDASVVDDPSKLPQAQFKIEVEAKEDGYVSEIVADEIGTAAMLLGAGRATKESEIDLAVGLMLRKKVGDSVKKGESLVTIYANRENVEDVKAKIYENMKISKEHVDAPTLVHGIVTE, encoded by the coding sequence ATGAGAATGGTGGACCTAATTGCAAAAAAACGTGACGGACATGCATTAACGACAGAAGAAATTAACTTTATTGTTGAAGGATATACAAATGGTGATATTCCTGATTATCAAGTAAGTTCACTTGCAATGGCAATTTTCTTCCAAGATATGAACGATCAAGAACGTGCAGATTTAACGATGGCAATGGTAAATAGTGGTGATACAATCGACTTATCAGCTATTGAAGGTGTAAAAGTAGATAAGCACTCAACAGGTGGCGTTGGTGATATAACGACACTTGTATTAGGTCCATTAGTAGCCGCTTTAGGTGTACCGGTTGCAAAAATGTCTGGACGTGGTCTAGGACATACTGGCGGTACAATTGATAAATTAGAAGCAGTTCCAGGGTTCCATGTTGAAATCGAAAATGATGAATTCATGCGTCTTGTAAATGAAAATAAAATCGCAGTTATTGGTCAGAGTGGAAACTTAACACCTGCGGATAAAAAGTTATATGCACTCCGTGATGTAACGGCAACAGTAAACTCAATTCCGCTTATTGCAAGCTCGATTATGAGTAAAAAAATTGCTGCTGGTGCAGATGCAATTGTTCTTGATGTAAAAACTGGAGCAGGTGCATTTATGAAAACGGATGAAGATGCAAAACGTTTAGCAGAAGCAATGGTACGCATTGGTAATAACGTTGGTCGTAATACGATGGCTGTTATTTCTGATATGAGTCAACCACTTGGTGAGGCTATTGGTAACGCACTTGAAGTACAAGAAGCAATTGATACATTACAAGGTAAAGGACCGAAAGATTTAGAAGAGTTATGTTTAACACTTGGAAGTCAAATGGTATACCTTGCTGGACAAGCTTCATCTTTAGAAGATGCGCGTGAGAAATTAATTGAAGTAATGAACAACGGTAAAGCGCTAGAATCATTTAAAACATTCTTATCAGCGCAAGGCGGCGATGCATCTGTTGTTGATGATCCTTCTAAATTACCACAAGCACAATTTAAAATTGAAGTGGAAGCGAAGGAAGACGGTTATGTATCAGAAATCGTTGCAGATGAAATTGGAACAGCAGCAATGCTTTTAGGAGCAGGACGTGCGACGAAGGAATCTGAAATTGATTTAGCAGTTGGCTTAATGCTTCGCAAAAAAGTAGGGGACAGCGTGAAAAAAGGTGAATCCCTTGTTACCATTTACGCAAACCGTGAAAATGTAGAAGATGTAAAAGCAAAAATTTATGAGAACATGAAGATCTCTAAAGAGCATGTAGATGCACCGACATTAGTGCATGGCATCGTTACTGAATAA
- a CDS encoding purine-nucleoside phosphorylase: MNRELITKSASYLKEKFQETPQVGLILGSGLGVLADEIENAVTVPYSEIPEFPVSTVEGHAGQLVFGTLQGVTVVAMQGRFHFYEGYDMQKVTFPVRVMKELGVETVVVTNAAGGVNTSFEPGDLMLISDHINFMGTNPLIGPNDSEMGVRFPDMSTSYTVELREMAKQVAADLNIKVQEGVYVGMTGPVYETPAEIRMLRTLGGDAVGMSTVPEVIVARHAGMKVLGISCISNMAAGILDQPLHHDEVIETTERVKANFLALVKAIVKQMKG, encoded by the coding sequence ATGAATCGTGAACTTATTACAAAATCAGCTTCATACTTAAAAGAGAAATTTCAAGAGACACCACAAGTAGGACTAATCCTTGGATCTGGACTAGGTGTATTAGCAGATGAAATCGAGAACGCAGTAACAGTACCTTACAGTGAAATCCCTGAATTCCCAGTATCAACTGTAGAAGGTCATGCAGGCCAACTAGTATTCGGTACACTTCAAGGTGTAACAGTAGTAGCAATGCAAGGACGTTTCCACTTCTATGAAGGATACGATATGCAAAAAGTAACATTCCCAGTTCGTGTTATGAAAGAACTAGGTGTAGAAACAGTTGTTGTAACAAATGCAGCTGGTGGTGTAAATACATCATTCGAACCAGGCGATCTTATGTTAATTTCAGATCACATTAACTTCATGGGTACAAATCCATTAATCGGACCAAATGATTCTGAAATGGGTGTACGTTTCCCTGATATGTCTACATCATATACAGTAGAACTACGCGAAATGGCGAAACAAGTTGCAGCAGACTTAAATATTAAAGTACAAGAAGGGGTATACGTTGGAATGACAGGTCCTGTATATGAAACACCTGCAGAAATTCGTATGCTTCGTACACTTGGCGGAGATGCAGTTGGTATGTCAACAGTACCTGAAGTAATTGTAGCGCGTCACGCTGGTATGAAAGTACTTGGTATTTCTTGTATTTCAAATATGGCAGCTGGTATTTTAGATCAGCCACTTCACCACGATGAAGTAATCGAAACGACAGAACGTGTTAAAGCTAATTTCTTAGCATTAGTAAAAGCAATCGTAAAACAAATGAAGGGGTGA
- the deoB gene encoding phosphopentomutase produces MNKYKRIFLVVMDSVGIGEAPDAEQFGDLGSDTIGHIAEHMNGLHMPNMVKLGLGNIREMKGISKVEKPLGYYTKMQEKSTGKDTMTGHWEIMGLYIDTPFQVFPEGFPKELLDELEEKTGRKIIGNKPASGTEILDELGQEQMETGSLIVYTSADSVLQIAAHEEVVPLDELYKICKIARELTLDEKYMVGRVIARPFVGEPGNFTRTPNRHDYALKPFGRTVMNELKDSDYDVIAIGKISDIYDGEGVTESLRTKSNMDGMDKVVDTLNMDFTGLSFLNLVDFDALFGHRRDPQGYGEALQEYDARLPEVFEKLKEDDLLLITADHGNDPVHHGTDHTREYVPLLAYSPSMKEGGQELPLRQTFADIGATVAENFGVKMPEYGTSFLNELKK; encoded by the coding sequence ATGAATAAATATAAACGTATATTCCTAGTCGTAATGGACTCTGTTGGAATCGGTGAAGCACCAGATGCTGAACAATTTGGTGATTTAGGATCTGATACAATTGGTCACATTGCTGAACATATGAATGGATTACACATGCCTAACATGGTGAAATTAGGTCTTGGTAACATTCGTGAAATGAAAGGCATCTCTAAAGTAGAAAAACCACTTGGATATTATACAAAAATGCAAGAGAAATCTACTGGTAAAGATACAATGACAGGACACTGGGAAATTATGGGTCTTTACATTGATACACCATTCCAAGTGTTCCCTGAAGGATTCCCGAAAGAATTACTTGATGAATTAGAAGAAAAAACAGGTCGTAAAATCATCGGTAATAAACCAGCTTCTGGAACTGAAATTCTTGATGAACTTGGTCAAGAACAAATGGAAACAGGCTCTTTAATTGTTTACACTTCTGCTGATAGCGTTCTGCAAATCGCAGCACACGAAGAAGTAGTACCGCTTGATGAGTTGTATAAAATTTGTAAAATTGCACGTGAATTAACGTTAGATGAGAAGTACATGGTAGGTCGCGTTATTGCTCGTCCATTCGTTGGTGAGCCTGGAAACTTTACACGTACACCGAACCGTCATGACTATGCATTAAAACCATTCGGCCGTACAGTAATGAATGAATTAAAAGATAGTGATTATGATGTGATTGCTATCGGTAAAATCTCTGACATCTATGATGGTGAAGGCGTAACTGAATCACTTCGTACGAAGTCTAACATGGATGGAATGGATAAGGTTGTAGATACATTAAATATGGACTTTACAGGTCTTAGCTTCTTAAACTTAGTTGACTTTGATGCACTATTTGGTCACCGTCGTGACCCACAAGGATATGGAGAAGCTCTGCAAGAATATGATGCACGTCTTCCAGAAGTATTCGAAAAACTAAAAGAAGATGATCTATTATTAATTACAGCAGACCACGGTAATGACCCAGTTCACCACGGTACTGACCATACACGTGAATATGTACCGTTATTAGCATATAGCCCAAGCATGAAAGAAGGCGGACAAGAGTTACCACTTCGTCAAACATTTGCTGATATTGGTGCAACTGTAGCAGAAAACTTCGGTGTGAAAATGCCAGAATACGGAACAAGCTTCTTAAACGAGCTAAAGAAATAG
- a CDS encoding FixH family protein yields the protein MMKKLIMTLFIAMLALAGCNTNKEEPKKEQKLEAVKVAVQTNPKEIKPGEKTEVQALVTQGKEKVTDADDVKFEVWKAGDEKHEMLEGKHKGKGVYAVEKTFETDGVYHIIAHTNAREMHVMPEVKVAVGNAKVEDAKKENSDHGAGHGDHKSDTMIHLMAGDIKANAESTMKVHLKQKEEALTGAEVQLEIWKDGVEKHEFIPAKEGNKGEYETKHTFKENGSYKVKVHVKKGELHEHKEETVEVK from the coding sequence ATGATGAAAAAACTTATTATGACTTTATTTATCGCGATGCTAGCATTGGCTGGCTGTAATACAAACAAAGAAGAACCGAAAAAAGAACAGAAACTGGAAGCTGTAAAAGTAGCAGTTCAAACAAATCCGAAAGAAATTAAACCAGGTGAAAAAACAGAAGTACAAGCACTTGTTACACAAGGAAAAGAAAAAGTAACAGATGCTGATGATGTAAAGTTTGAAGTTTGGAAAGCTGGTGACGAAAAGCACGAGATGCTAGAAGGTAAGCATAAAGGAAAAGGTGTTTATGCTGTAGAGAAAACGTTTGAAACGGATGGAGTATACCATATTATTGCTCACACAAATGCGCGTGAAATGCATGTTATGCCAGAAGTAAAAGTGGCTGTAGGAAATGCGAAAGTAGAAGATGCGAAAAAAGAAAATAGTGATCATGGTGCAGGGCATGGTGATCATAAAAGCGATACAATGATTCACCTTATGGCTGGTGACATAAAAGCAAATGCTGAATCAACAATGAAAGTTCATTTAAAACAAAAAGAAGAAGCGTTAACTGGTGCTGAAGTACAACTTGAAATTTGGAAAGATGGTGTGGAAAAACACGAATTCATTCCAGCAAAAGAAGGGAATAAAGGGGAGTATGAAACAAAACATACTTTCAAAGAAAACGGTTCTTACAAAGTGAAAGTTCATGTTAAAAAAGGCGAATTGCATGAACATAAAGAAGAAACAGTAGAGGTAAAATAA
- the xerD gene encoding site-specific tyrosine recombinase XerD, which produces MEDQLKDFIHYMVVEKGLAKNTVVSYERDLKSYVKYLQKVEQAKSFHEVTRLHIVNFLQHLKENGKSSKTLARHIASIRSFHQFLLRERAVEHDPSVHIETPQGERKLPKVLSVDEVEALLQTPKMTSAFGVRDKAMLELLYATGLRVSELIALNLEDVHLTMGFVRCVGKGNKERIIPLGSLATEAIQKYIEKGRRELMGKKVVDALFLNHHGNRLSRQGFWKILKRLAKEANIEKELTPHTLRHSFATHLLENGADLRAVQEMLGHADISTTQIYTHVSKTRLKDVYKQFHPRA; this is translated from the coding sequence TTGGAAGATCAATTAAAAGATTTTATTCATTATATGGTTGTGGAAAAAGGGCTAGCGAAAAATACAGTAGTATCTTATGAACGTGATTTGAAAAGTTATGTAAAGTATTTGCAAAAGGTAGAACAAGCGAAAAGCTTTCACGAAGTGACACGCTTGCACATTGTTAATTTTCTGCAGCACTTAAAAGAAAACGGAAAATCTTCGAAAACATTAGCACGTCATATTGCATCGATTCGTTCGTTTCATCAATTTTTACTTCGTGAACGAGCAGTAGAGCACGATCCATCCGTACATATTGAAACGCCGCAAGGAGAACGGAAATTACCGAAAGTATTGTCAGTTGATGAAGTAGAGGCGTTACTTCAGACACCAAAAATGACGAGTGCTTTTGGGGTTCGTGATAAAGCGATGCTAGAGTTACTGTATGCAACAGGACTTCGTGTTTCAGAATTAATTGCCTTAAATTTAGAAGATGTACATTTAACGATGGGATTTGTTCGTTGCGTAGGGAAAGGGAATAAAGAAAGAATTATTCCACTAGGAAGCTTAGCGACGGAAGCGATTCAAAAGTATATTGAAAAGGGAAGAAGAGAATTGATGGGAAAAAAAGTAGTAGATGCACTCTTTTTAAACCATCATGGAAATCGATTATCAAGACAAGGATTTTGGAAGATTTTAAAACGATTAGCGAAAGAAGCAAATATTGAAAAAGAGCTTACACCTCATACGTTGCGCCATTCTTTTGCAACGCATTTATTAGAAAATGGAGCAGACTTGCGTGCTGTGCAAGAAATGCTTGGGCATGCAGATATTTCAACGACACAAATTTATACGCATGTTTCAAAAACTAGATTAAAAGATGTATATAAACAGTTTCATCCGAGAGCATAG
- a CDS encoding YqzK family protein: protein MCRVLKLTFDGIKVFLLFTSCTILFYFAILWINEEYESYHRYEKPKEETVEKVSGNEEPAKDAFVNRMMFFYENGE from the coding sequence ATGTGCCGAGTTTTAAAATTAACTTTTGATGGGATAAAAGTATTTTTATTATTTACAAGTTGTACGATTTTGTTTTATTTCGCTATACTATGGATAAATGAAGAATATGAAAGCTATCATCGTTATGAAAAGCCAAAAGAAGAGACTGTAGAAAAAGTATCAGGGAATGAAGAGCCGGCAAAGGATGCTTTCGTAAATAGAATGATGTTTTTCTATGAAAATGGGGAGTAG
- a CDS encoding Fur family transcriptional regulator, with translation MEERIERIKKQLHAASYKLTPQREATVRVLLENEEDHLSAEDVYLLVKEKSPEIGLATVYRTLELLSELKVVDKINFGDGVSRYDLRQEGAQRFHHHLICTQCGAVQEIQEDLLGEVERKVEHDWSFKVKDHRLTFHGICKNCQENETDEK, from the coding sequence ATGGAAGAAAGAATTGAACGAATTAAGAAGCAATTACATGCAGCGAGCTACAAATTAACACCGCAACGTGAAGCAACAGTTCGTGTGCTGCTAGAAAATGAAGAAGATCATTTAAGCGCAGAAGATGTTTACCTCCTTGTAAAAGAAAAGTCGCCAGAGATCGGATTAGCAACCGTCTATCGAACTTTAGAACTATTATCTGAGTTAAAAGTTGTCGATAAGATTAACTTCGGAGACGGTGTTTCACGCTATGACTTACGCCAAGAAGGTGCGCAGCGTTTCCACCATCATTTGATTTGTACACAATGTGGTGCTGTACAAGAAATACAAGAAGATTTACTTGGTGAAGTGGAAAGGAAAGTAGAACATGACTGGAGCTTTAAGGTGAAGGATCATCGTTTAACATTCCATGGGATTTGTAAAAATTGTCAAGAAAATGAAACGGATGAAAAATAA
- the spoIIM gene encoding stage II sporulation protein M, protein MWRKTWQDRVMSHIQENSSLYIFNAVLLLMGVIFGAILVNSLQLNQKQDLSFYLQRFFGQVSKGEFAIAGEMFRESYFSQLKYIGFIWILGISIIGLPLIFILLFAKGVVVGFTVGFLVSQHGWNGLLLAFVSVLPQNLIIIPVFLVMTTIAASFSLRMIRHQFIRKITEPLLPLLIRYTCFFLVIGAVLALASSVEAYASPVLMKEVVEAINKQ, encoded by the coding sequence ATGTGGAGAAAAACTTGGCAAGACCGTGTAATGTCTCACATACAGGAAAACTCTTCATTATATATATTTAACGCTGTTTTGTTATTGATGGGAGTAATATTTGGAGCGATTCTTGTAAATAGTTTACAATTAAATCAAAAACAAGATCTATCATTTTATTTACAACGTTTTTTTGGACAAGTTTCTAAAGGAGAATTTGCTATTGCAGGCGAAATGTTTCGAGAAAGTTACTTTTCACAATTAAAATACATTGGATTTATATGGATTTTAGGAATTTCAATTATTGGATTGCCACTTATTTTTATTTTATTATTTGCAAAAGGAGTAGTTGTCGGATTTACAGTAGGTTTTTTAGTAAGCCAGCATGGATGGAATGGATTATTATTAGCATTCGTTTCTGTATTGCCACAAAACCTCATTATTATCCCAGTATTTCTCGTTATGACAACAATTGCCGCAAGCTTTTCTTTACGCATGATTAGGCATCAATTTATCCGGAAAATAACTGAGCCACTATTACCATTATTGATCCGTTATACATGCTTCTTTCTTGTAATTGGAGCGGTGTTAGCTCTTGCTTCTAGTGTAGAAGCTTATGCATCACCAGTTTTAATGAAAGAAGTCGTTGAGGCTATTAATAAACAATAA
- a CDS encoding GNAT family N-acetyltransferase: MKPLLLDFPTLFQTERLQVRKPFPGDGAEVYEAIQASLEDLVPWMPINAETEESAEEIVRNAHGQFLLRETLDFHLYDKVSGTFIGAITLKPENWDIPKFSLHFWLHSAYTKQGYMTEAVKGAIQFAFDKLSARRIEIRIDATNTNACKLAERLEFILEGTMENDFIAPDGSLRDARVYAKIN, translated from the coding sequence TTGAAACCATTATTATTAGATTTTCCAACATTATTTCAAACTGAACGCTTACAAGTACGTAAGCCATTTCCAGGTGATGGTGCAGAAGTGTATGAAGCAATCCAAGCTTCTCTAGAAGACTTAGTACCGTGGATGCCAATTAACGCTGAAACAGAAGAAAGTGCTGAAGAAATCGTTCGTAATGCTCACGGACAGTTTTTACTTCGTGAAACACTTGATTTTCACTTATACGATAAAGTATCTGGTACATTCATCGGAGCTATAACGCTCAAGCCTGAGAACTGGGATATTCCAAAGTTTTCACTTCACTTCTGGCTACATAGCGCTTATACAAAACAAGGCTATATGACCGAAGCTGTTAAAGGTGCCATTCAATTTGCCTTCGATAAGCTAAGTGCTAGAAGAATTGAAATTCGTATTGATGCAACAAATACAAATGCATGTAAACTAGCAGAACGTTTAGAATTTATTCTAGAAGGTACAATGGAAAATGATTTCATAGCACCAGATGGTAGCTTACGTGATGCACGCGTATATGCAAAAATCAATTAA
- a CDS encoding NUDIX hydrolase → MSNLAERTVKTEPIFDGRVIKVRVDDVVLPNGAMSKREIVNHPGAVAIIAITDEGKIVLVEQYRKALEKAIIEIPAGKLEPGEKPEVTAVRELEEETGYVCENMELITSFYTSPGFADEILYVYKATGLTKKENKAALDEDEFVELMEVSLEEATTLMKDLRIHDAKTMFAVQYLQLQK, encoded by the coding sequence ATGAGTAATCTTGCAGAGAGAACAGTAAAAACTGAGCCGATTTTTGATGGTAGAGTTATAAAAGTTCGTGTTGATGATGTAGTATTACCAAATGGAGCAATGAGTAAACGTGAAATTGTAAATCACCCTGGTGCAGTTGCTATTATTGCTATTACGGATGAGGGGAAAATTGTGCTTGTTGAGCAGTATCGTAAAGCGCTTGAAAAGGCGATTATAGAAATTCCGGCTGGCAAGTTAGAACCCGGTGAAAAACCTGAGGTGACAGCAGTTCGTGAATTAGAAGAGGAAACAGGTTATGTATGTGAAAATATGGAGCTTATTACTTCTTTCTATACATCTCCAGGATTTGCAGATGAAATTTTATATGTATATAAAGCGACAGGTTTGACGAAAAAAGAAAATAAAGCTGCGTTAGATGAAGATGAGTTTGTGGAATTGATGGAAGTATCATTAGAAGAAGCAACTACTCTTATGAAAGATCTTCGTATTCATGATGCGAAGACGATGTTTGCAGTACAATATTTACAACTACAAAAATAA
- the mciZ gene encoding Z-ring formation inhibitor MciZ, which translates to MKVYILPNRVTLVGKAWQIRHKLKQYGKEYTTVQEWITASKK; encoded by the coding sequence ATGAAAGTTTATATTTTACCAAATCGCGTCACTTTAGTCGGAAAAGCATGGCAAATTCGCCATAAGCTAAAACAATATGGCAAAGAGTATACAACTGTACAAGAGTGGATTACAGCTAGTAAAAAGTAA
- the lolS gene encoding aldo/keto reductase — protein sequence MKKRQLGNSDLFVTEMGLGCMSLGTSEAEAMRIIDEAIDLGINFFDTADLYDYGLNEEFVGKALKGKRDQIVLTTKVGNRWTEEKNGWSWDPSKNYIKAEVKESLRRLQTDYIDLYQLHGGTIEDPIDETIEAFEELKKEGIIRHYGISSIRPNVIREYAKRSNIVSVLMEYSLLNRRPEEWFPLLNEHQISVIARGPLAKGILTDNNARKIERVKEKDYLSYSYDELYGTLANVKELIVESSLTGTAIQYCLHNDTVAAVIPGASSIQQLRENVQACKQTQLTTEEYIQLQQIAKCDTYALHR from the coding sequence ATGAAAAAACGTCAATTAGGAAACTCAGATTTATTTGTGACAGAAATGGGACTTGGCTGTATGTCTCTCGGTACATCTGAAGCAGAAGCTATGCGTATTATCGACGAAGCAATCGATTTAGGAATCAATTTTTTTGATACAGCAGATTTATATGATTATGGATTAAACGAAGAATTTGTTGGAAAAGCATTAAAAGGGAAACGAGATCAAATTGTTCTTACAACGAAGGTTGGAAATCGATGGACAGAAGAAAAAAACGGCTGGTCTTGGGATCCTTCTAAAAATTACATAAAAGCTGAAGTGAAAGAAAGTTTACGTAGACTTCAAACCGATTATATTGATTTATATCAACTTCATGGCGGGACGATTGAAGATCCTATAGATGAAACAATTGAAGCCTTTGAAGAATTAAAAAAAGAAGGTATCATTCGCCATTACGGTATTTCTTCTATACGTCCAAATGTCATCCGTGAGTATGCAAAACGTTCAAATATCGTCAGTGTACTAATGGAATATAGCCTTTTAAATCGTCGCCCTGAAGAATGGTTCCCGCTTCTTAATGAACATCAAATTAGCGTCATTGCCCGCGGACCGCTTGCAAAAGGAATTCTAACTGACAACAATGCAAGAAAGATAGAAAGAGTAAAAGAAAAGGATTACCTTTCTTATTCTTACGATGAATTATATGGGACACTCGCGAATGTAAAAGAATTAATCGTGGAAAGTTCTTTAACAGGAACAGCTATTCAATATTGCTTACATAACGACACTGTAGCAGCTGTAATACCTGGTGCAAGCTCTATTCAACAATTACGAGAAAATGTACAAGCCTGTAAGCAAACACAGTTAACAACAGAAGAATATATACAGCTTCAGCAAATCGCTAAATGTGATACGTACGCTTTACATCGTTAA
- a CDS encoding aldo/keto reductase: MHIPTTTLHNGVKMPMIGLGVYKAKEGDEVKQAVKTALEVGYRSIDTATVYENESGVGEAVRESGIPREDIFITTKVWNDDQGYEETLEAFEKSLKKLQMDYVDLYLIHWPIRGKYVDTYRALEKLYEEGKVRAIGVSNFHKHHLELLLPNCKIKPMVNQVELHPMLTQFELRNFCQGEQIQMEAWSPLMRGGEVFQHPIIQAIATKYEKTPAQVILRWDIQSGIVTIPKSVTPSRIQENFSIFDFSLTEEEMTEINTLNRNLHVGTNPDKYDTL; this comes from the coding sequence GTGCACATTCCAACAACTACACTTCATAATGGCGTAAAAATGCCGATGATTGGTTTAGGCGTTTATAAAGCGAAAGAAGGCGACGAAGTAAAACAAGCAGTAAAAACAGCGCTAGAAGTTGGATACCGTTCGATTGATACAGCAACTGTATATGAAAATGAAAGCGGTGTCGGAGAAGCGGTTCGTGAATCAGGAATTCCGAGAGAAGACATCTTTATTACAACAAAAGTTTGGAACGACGATCAAGGATACGAGGAAACACTTGAGGCGTTTGAGAAAAGCTTAAAAAAATTACAAATGGACTATGTAGATTTATATTTAATACATTGGCCAATAAGAGGGAAGTATGTTGATACGTACCGAGCATTAGAAAAACTGTATGAAGAAGGTAAAGTGCGCGCGATTGGTGTTTCGAATTTCCATAAACATCATTTAGAACTGCTATTACCAAATTGCAAAATAAAGCCGATGGTAAACCAAGTGGAACTTCATCCCATGTTAACACAATTTGAATTGCGTAATTTTTGTCAAGGTGAGCAAATTCAAATGGAAGCATGGAGTCCATTAATGAGAGGTGGAGAAGTATTTCAGCACCCGATTATTCAGGCCATTGCTACTAAATATGAAAAAACACCTGCGCAAGTTATATTAAGGTGGGATATTCAAAGCGGGATTGTGACGATTCCTAAGTCTGTTACACCATCTCGCATTCAGGAGAATTTTTCTATCTTTGACTTTTCACTAACAGAAGAAGAGATGACTGAAATTAATACGTTAAATCGTAATTTACATGTAGGAACGAATCCTGATAAATATGATACGTTATAA
- a CDS encoding GrpB family protein, translating into MRKIVVVPHENHWGEKFQIEAERLKFAMPETVKIHHIGSTSVPGLAAKPIIDMIMEVENIDRVDRWNERFIELGYIAKGENGIPRRRYFIHGTEEKRSYHLHVFEKGDPEIVRHLAFRDYMMAHCEEAEAYATLKKELAEKYTYDGALYSEGKTEFVRNIDEKAKKWIENSANE; encoded by the coding sequence ATGAGAAAAATTGTAGTTGTTCCGCATGAAAATCATTGGGGTGAAAAATTTCAAATAGAGGCTGAAAGATTAAAATTTGCGATGCCAGAAACGGTGAAAATTCATCATATTGGAAGTACGTCAGTGCCAGGACTGGCAGCTAAACCAATTATAGATATGATTATGGAAGTAGAGAATATTGATAGAGTAGATAGGTGGAATGAACGATTTATAGAGCTTGGTTACATCGCAAAAGGAGAAAATGGTATTCCAAGACGCCGCTATTTTATTCATGGAACGGAGGAAAAACGTTCGTATCACTTACACGTGTTTGAAAAAGGAGATCCTGAGATAGTAAGGCATTTAGCATTTCGTGATTATATGATGGCTCATTGTGAAGAAGCTGAGGCATATGCAACTTTAAAGAAAGAATTAGCTGAAAAGTATACATATGATGGTGCGTTATATTCGGAAGGAAAAACTGAGTTTGTACGTAATATTGATGAAAAAGCGAAGAAATGGATAGAAAATAGCGCGAATGAATGA
- a CDS encoding YqkE family protein, with amino-acid sequence MKKKKQRQMQRQSQVNQPKKESLTLGDQLNDSLMQQLKDKKKELQVREEKKEAAELERKRQEQKEREKNKSFEELLSESNLTWKDFK; translated from the coding sequence ATGAAGAAAAAGAAACAAAGACAAATGCAAAGACAATCGCAAGTGAATCAACCAAAGAAAGAGTCTCTTACATTAGGTGATCAATTAAACGATTCACTTATGCAACAATTAAAGGATAAGAAGAAAGAGTTGCAAGTGAGAGAAGAGAAAAAAGAGGCAGCAGAATTGGAAAGAAAGCGTCAAGAACAAAAAGAACGTGAAAAGAATAAATCATTTGAAGAACTGTTAAGTGAAAGTAACCTTACTTGGAAAGACTTTAAATAA